The Desulfovibrio fairfieldensis sequence GCGGCACCTTCGGCCATGCGGCCTGCTACAGCACCCAGACCTACAAGCACATGAACTCCGGTGAAGGCGGCCTGCTGATCACCAGCGATGACGACGTCATCGCCCGGGCCATCATGTACTCGGGATCATACATGCTGTATTCCGCCCACACTTCCCGCCCCGGCCCCGATGTCTTCGAGAAGATCAAGAAAATCACGCCCAACTTCAGCTCGCGCATGGATAATCTTCGCGCGGCCCTGCTTCTGCCCCAACTCAAACTTCTCGATGAACAGTGTCGCCGCTGGAACAGGCTGTACGACCATATGGAAGCCCGTCTGAAGTCCATTCCCGGTGTGGTTTGCCCCGCCCGCGACCCGCGGGAATACTATGTGGGCAGCTCCATACAGTGGAATCTGCCCAAGGCCGGCTACAAGGAAATCGAAGCTTTCATCGCCGGGACCGGAGAACGGGGCGTATCCGTCAAATGGTTCGGTAACAAGGAGCCTGAGGGTTTCACCAGCTCTTATGACAGTTGGCAGTATTTTCCCCATCTCGCCACTCTCGATCTGCCCCGGACTCGCAAGGTTCTTGCCACCATGTGCGACATGCGGCTGCCCCTGACATTCTCCACAAAAGACTGTGATGACATCGCCGACATTCTCGTCGGCGTCATAGAGGAAATGGGCCTGCGCTAACCGCCGGCTCCGCTTTTTCACAACGCATTACACCAAAGGATGATGCCATGAATCTCGCCAAGTTTCCCCGCCGTGGCTATGTGACCACCCCCACTCCCATTGAGCCCCTGCCCAATTTTTCCAAGGCGCTGGACGGCAAAGTCAACATTTACATCAAACGCGACGACATGCTTCCCGGCACAGCCGGCGGCAACAAAACCCGCAAGCTCGATTTCTGCATGGCCGACGCTCTAGCCCAAGGCGCGAACGCCATCATCACTTGCGGCGCCGTGCAGTCCAACCACTGCCGTCTGACCTTGGCTTGGGCAGTGAAGGAAGGACTCGACTGTCACTTGGTGCTTGAAGAACGCGTCAAGGGTAGTTACAAGCCCGAAGCCTCGGGCAACAACTTCCTTTTCCAGCTTCTGGGCGTTAAGAGTATCACTGTTGTGCCCGGCGGCAGCGACATGATCTGCGAAATGGGCAAGGTGGCCGAAACCCTGAAGGCCCAAGGCAAAAAGCCCTACGTCATTCCCGGAGGCGCATCCAACAAGATCGGCGCGCTGGGCTATGTGAACTGCGCGGAGGAAATCCTGCGCCAGCTCTTCGAGATGAAGCTCTCCATCGACCACATGATCGTTCCCAGCGGCAGCGCGGGCACGCATGCAGGCATTATCGCCGGTATGTATGCCAACAACGCCTGCATTCCGGTGACAGGCATCGGCGTAAACCGTCCCAAAGACGTACAGGAAGCCGCCGTGCATAAGCTGGCCCAGGAAACTCTGAAGTATATCGGCGCGCCGGTCAGCCTGCCCGCCGACAAGGTTGTGGCCTTTGACGACTATGTGGGTCCCGGCTACTCCCTGCCCACCGGGAGCATGGTCGAGGCCGTCAAGCTGCTGGCCGGCACTGAAGCCATCCTGCTTGATCCCGTATACTCGGGCAAGGCTATGGCGGGCCTCATAGATCTCGTCCGAAAAGGACATTTCCCGGAAGGCACCAATCTGCTCTTCCTGCACACCGGCGGTTCCCCCGCTCTGTTCGCCTATCTGGATACTTTTCGTAAATGACAAGGGCACATGGGGCGGCGGGCATGGCTCCGCCGCCTGCTTCCGGAGACAATTATGTCCGTTTCTCCATCTTCTATCGGCGTTCTCGGCGGACTCGGGCCCTATGCCGGGCTGGACCTTGTCCACAAAATTTTTGACTGTTGCGCTGCAACAAAGGATCAGGATCACCTGCCGGTCATCTTGTATTCCTTCCCTGCGGAAATCCCGCCGCGTGTGGAGTTTCTACTGGACGACAGCCCCGACAATCCCGGCCACGCCATGGGCGGGATCATGGTCCGGCTCGCCGGGGCCGGAGCCACAGTTATCGGTATGCCCTGCAATACGGCGCATAGCGCATCCATACTTGACGCGGCTCTGGAGCGCCTCAAAGATTCCGGCTTCACGGGATGCTTTGTCAACATGATCACGGCTACGGCAGAGTATATCGCCCGAAACTTTCCACAAGTTCGACGCGTCGGAGTGCTGTGCACACAAGGGGCGCATGCATCCCGTGTTTTTGATCAATATCTCGGCCAAGCCGGTCTGGATGTACTCTATCCCGACGCAGCCGGACGGGAGAAGCTCCAGCGCGCCATCAGCGATCCGGCCTATGGCCTGAAGGCTTTTTCCAGCCACGTCACGGAAAAAGCATGGAATGACGTCACGGCGCAGGCGCGCCGTATGGCGGAGCGTCAGGTTGATCTGATTTTGCTGGGCTGCACCGAGCTGCCTCTGGCACTTGCAGGAAAAAAATTTGAGGGCATCCCTCTTGTAGATCCCACACGCGTTCTGGCCCGTTGTCTTGTCCAGGCCTATGCT is a genomic window containing:
- a CDS encoding D-cysteine desulfhydrase; protein product: MNLAKFPRRGYVTTPTPIEPLPNFSKALDGKVNIYIKRDDMLPGTAGGNKTRKLDFCMADALAQGANAIITCGAVQSNHCRLTLAWAVKEGLDCHLVLEERVKGSYKPEASGNNFLFQLLGVKSITVVPGGSDMICEMGKVAETLKAQGKKPYVIPGGASNKIGALGYVNCAEEILRQLFEMKLSIDHMIVPSGSAGTHAGIIAGMYANNACIPVTGIGVNRPKDVQEAAVHKLAQETLKYIGAPVSLPADKVVAFDDYVGPGYSLPTGSMVEAVKLLAGTEAILLDPVYSGKAMAGLIDLVRKGHFPEGTNLLFLHTGGSPALFAYLDTFRK
- a CDS encoding DegT/DnrJ/EryC1/StrS family aminotransferase, with translation MKTFTKDFTLQEPIPQEGIDLALGVLKTGRLHRYNIMPGEKGHAAELEEAFAAYMGSRYCLACASCGSALYIALKSLGVKKGDTVLCNAYTLAPVPGAIENAGGSIELVEITDNYTIDIDDLDAKAARTGARFFLLSHMRGHMADMDKVMEVVRKHNLIMLEDCAHTMGGSWNGKKSGTFGHAACYSTQTYKHMNSGEGGLLITSDDDVIARAIMYSGSYMLYSAHTSRPGPDVFEKIKKITPNFSSRMDNLRAALLLPQLKLLDEQCRRWNRLYDHMEARLKSIPGVVCPARDPREYYVGSSIQWNLPKAGYKEIEAFIAGTGERGVSVKWFGNKEPEGFTSSYDSWQYFPHLATLDLPRTRKVLATMCDMRLPLTFSTKDCDDIADILVGVIEEMGLR
- a CDS encoding aspartate/glutamate racemase family protein, translated to MSVSPSSIGVLGGLGPYAGLDLVHKIFDCCAATKDQDHLPVILYSFPAEIPPRVEFLLDDSPDNPGHAMGGIMVRLAGAGATVIGMPCNTAHSASILDAALERLKDSGFTGCFVNMITATAEYIARNFPQVRRVGVLCTQGAHASRVFDQYLGQAGLDVLYPDAAGREKLQRAISDPAYGLKAFSSHVTEKAWNDVTAQARRMAERQVDLILLGCTELPLALAGKKFEGIPLVDPTRVLARCLVQAYAPHALRPEPGE